From the genome of Bradyrhizobium sp. G127:
CATCGACAGGTCATGCACCACTTCCCGGCCGTTGAACGATTTCGACAGGCCGCGGACTTCGATGGCGATGTCGGATGGGGCGGTGGCGCTGCTCACGGTGCCGTACCGCCTGTATAGATACTGACGGGCTGCCCGACACGCAGGCTGTTGGGCTTGTTCGGCCGCGCCTGGATCAGATAGACCAGCTTCGATCGTTCATCGAGGCTGTAAATCACCGGCGGCGTATATTCGGCCATAGTGGCTATGAAGTAGATTTTTGCCGTGAGATCACTGGTGCAGCCGTCGCAGGTGACGCGCACGTCCTCGCCCACCTTGAGCTTCGGCAATTCCGGCTCCGCCACGAAGAAACGCACTTTCATGTTTCCGGGCGGCAGAATGGAGATGACGGGCCGCTGTGCGGGAACGGTTTCGCCTTCACGAAAATAGATCTGCTGGATCGTCCCGGCGATGGGCGCGTTCATGCGGCGGCGCGCCAGCTTCGTCTGTGAGGTGTGCACCCGCGCTTCGGCGACCCGGAGATTGGCCAGCGCGGAATCAAAATTGGCCTGCGTCCCGGAGCCGGTCTTGCTCAGCGATGCGGCGCGATCATAAGCTTGCTGCGCGTTCGCCAGCGTCGCATTGCTCTGGTTCAGATCGGCCTGTTGCAGATCGTCATCCACAGCGTAAAGCGGCGCGCCCACCTCGACATGATCGCCCTCGCGGACGTTGAGCTTGACGACGCGTCCCTGCTCGTCGGGACTGACGAAGATCAGATCGGCCTCGATCCACCCCTGATAACCGGGATTTTTCGAGTTTCCGCATCCGGCAAGTGCGGCAAGCACCGCAGCCAGAGCGAGTACCCGCATCACGTTTCGCGACGCAATCATGCCGCCTTCCCTTCATCAAAAACCAGACCGAGATGAACACGCAGCATTGCGGCGGCATCGAGCGGCGCGTGCTTGCCGAACAGGCCATGCCAGATCACCGCCACAACGAGCGGCGAGAACAGCAACTGTGGAAATTCCGCCAAACCCGGATTGCGGATTTCGCCGCGCGCGATGCCGTATTCGATCAGCTTCCGCATTCCAGCGATGCCTTGCGCCACCACCTCGCGATAGTAGAACTCCGCCAGCGATGGAAAACGCGTGCCTTCGGAAATGATCAAACGCAGAATATCGCCGCGCTTCGTTCCGACGACCTCCCGCGCGAACGTCGCTATCAGCGCTTCCATCGCCGATCGGGCCGATCCCATTTCCGGCCCGATCGGCGGATTCGCGATCAGCGCTGCGAGTGGACCCAAGGCGGTGCGCACCAGATCCTGAAACAGCGCTTCCTTGTCCTTGAAGTGCAGATAGATCGTGCCCTTGGCGACACCTGCCCGCTTCGCCACATCTTCGAGACGCGTCGCCGCGAAACCCTTGGCCGTGAATTCATCGAGACCGGCCGCGATAATCGCGGCGCGCCGCTCGGTTGCACCGGCGAGACGTTTGGATGGACGCCGGGTCGCGCCACGCCCGGTGCGCGCCCGCGCTTTGGAAGCGCGGTCGGACTTCTCGTTTGAAGGGCGATTATCGACCAGCGATATTTTCCGCATGATACTTTATGACTGACCAGTCAGTCATTTTCAATGACATACATCAAAGCGCGTAAAATCGACCAAACTTACTGATTTATATGAAGAATATCTCTGGTAGCCTAACCGAAGGAGGGTCGGCGCCAGCCTCAGCCCCTTGCGTCGCAGGCCCAGGCGCGGATGACGCATTCCTTGCCACCGAACGCGTAGCACTTCTTCATCGCCTCGTTCAGCGCGCTGGAAATGCGGGGCGCAACCGCGTAGCCGTGCGCGCCACACGGCTTGGTCATGTCGAGCGAGAGCGCCACACAGGCGCGCTTCATGGTGACCGCGCTGCAATCCCCCTTGCACTGCTTGAGGGCGGCGCTGCGCGCGCCCTGCTCGGCGGGATAATCAAAAGCCTGTCCGTATGCGCCGCATTTGCCGATCGCAAGCGCACCGGCCGCGATGGCCGGCGTGGCGACAAGATGAACGGGAAAAGATGAAATGAAAGCAAAGACCAAAAGCGTGCGAACGCGCACGACGGCACTGTCGAGCAAAATCCCCTCCCCAGAGGCTAACCGGCGATGATCCTAAACAGCAGGGCGTTTCAACTTGGTGAACAGGTAGACAGCACGAACAGACCGGCGGCGTCAGGAGCCGCTGGCGCCGATCCGCAAACCGTCCCTGCGCGCATCGGTCAGCATTTCCGGCGTGTCGATGTCGAGAAAGGCGCTTTTGCCTTCGACTTCCACTTCCGTCACCGCCTCCATGTGCCGCGCGATCAGATGCCGCGCACCGACGTCGCCATCGAGCACCATTAGCTCCGGGAAGAAGCGGCGCGACCACAATACCGGATTACCGCGTCGGCCTTCCGCAACGGGCACTACGATCAGCGATCCTCGATCCGGGGCAAACGCCTCGACCAGACGGTCGATCAGCTTGGCATCGATCAGTGGCATGTCGCCAAGGCAGACCACCGCGCCATCTGCATTCTCCGGAACGGTTGCGATACCCGCCTTTACCGATGTCGCGAGCCCCTGAGCAAAATCCGGGTTGCGCGCGAACTCGACATTGAGTCCCTTCAGTGCAGTTTCAATCTCGCCCGCCTGATGGCCCGTCACGACGATCACCGGCGACGCCTTTGAGGCCAGCACCTGCTCGGCGACGATCCGCACCAGCTTCTTGCCGTTGAGTTCGGCGAGCAACTTGTTTGGCCCGCCCATTCGCGTCGAGCGGCCCGCGGCAAGAATAACCGCCGCGACGTTCTTGTTTCCGTCCGTGCCGACGGGCACACGCGGTTGCGGTCGCGTCACGATTTCCATCAGCAGGCCGCCGACACCCATGCCTGTGACATCCGCACGCGTTACCGGGAGGCCTGCGAGCAAGCGCATCAGGATCCAGTCGAAGCCGTTTTCCTTCGGTGAGCGCGCACAGCCCGGTGCGCCCAGCACAGGCCGGCCATTCACCTTGCCGATCAGCATGAGATTGCCCGGATCGACCGGCATACCGAAATGCTCGACCGCGCCGCCGATCTGCTCGATGGCGGCCGGGATCACATCGCGCCGGTCGGCGATGGCGGACGCACCGAACACCAGCACCAGTTCCGCGCCCAGCGCGATCAATTCATCGATCGCTGGCGCAAGTGCGGCCTCATCGTGGGGCACACGCCGTTCGGCGATGATCCGCGCGCCGGTCGGCGCGAGACGCTCGTCCGTCACACGCAAGGTCTTTTCGATCACTTTCGGTGCAAGACCGGGCAGCAGCGTGGAAACAACGCCGACCCGCTTGATCTTGAACGGCGCCACCCGCATTCGTGCCGCTCCGACGGCGGCCACTGCCGCATCGCGCAGCTTCGCTTCGACGCCGAACGGAATGATCTTCACCGTCGCAACCATCTCGCCCGCAACCACCGCCTTGAAGGCCGGCAGGGTTGCAAAGGTCACGGCTTCATCGATACGATTGATCCGATCGACGGAATCGCGGTCCACCATCAACACGCCGGCTTCCGATGCGAACAGATTGGCGCGCCCGGTAAACGCACGCTCCACATGGACGCCATCGCCTGCCACCGCCGCGGCGATGCTGGCCGCCGCTTCGTCCTCGGAAACGTCGTCCTTGTCGAGGCGGGCGACCACTATTTCCTTGACGCCCGCCTGCTTCAGCGCCGCCACCTCGGCAAACCCCACGACGGTACCCTTCTTGAGCACAAGCAAACCCTGCCGGATGGCGTGCACGGTCACGCCGCCGAGAGCATCGTCAGGTGTGACGGGACCGAATTTCATGCGGCTGACTTTGTCTTGAGCGGGGCATCGGCGGGCAGCCGAAGCCTTGCCGTAATCTCAGCCATGATAGCAACCGCGATCTCCGATGGCGAGACCGCACCGATATTCAGACCGATGGGAGCATGGATGCGGGCCAGTGCCGCCTCGCTCGCGCCTTGGGCCTTGAGCCGGTCCAGCCGCTTGGCATGGGTCTTCCGCGAACCGAGCGCGCCGATATAGAAGCAATCGCGCGACAACGCGTGCAGCAGCGCCGGATCGTCGATCTTGGGATCGTGGGTCAACGCGACGAACGCCGTATAGCGATCGACATGAAGCGGCGGCAGCGCCACGTCCGGCCAGTCCGCGAACAGCGGCACGTCGGGAAATCGCTCAGGCGAGGCAAAGGCCGTGCGCGGATCGACCACGAACACGTCATAGTCCAGCGACTGCGCCAGCGGCGCCAGCGCCTGGCTGATATGGACCGCGCCGATGATGACGAGGCGCGCGGTCGGGGCATAGACATTCAGGAACAGCTTCTTGCCGTCCGCTTCGATCATCCCGCTTTTGCCCATGCGCAGGTGCTTGTCGAGTTCGGCATGCAGAGGATCACTGGCGATGTCGGCAGCCTTGATCAGGCGCTGGTCGCCGCTCACGACATCGGTGACGACGATCACAGCGCGGCGCGCGGCGCGCTCGGCGTTCAGTTCGGTCAGCGTGTTGTGTTTCAAGAGTTGCCCACCTTCTCCACGAAAACGCGGATGGTGCCGCCGCATGACAGCCCGACGTTCCATGCGGTCTCATCCGCAACGCCGAATTCCAGCATCTTCGGGGTGCCGCTGGCGATCACATCGAGCGCCTCGGTGACCACAGCGCCTTCGACGCAGCCGCCGGAGACAGACCCCAGAAACGTGCCATCGTCGTTGATGACGAGGCTCGAACCTGCCGGGCGCGGCGCCGACCCCCAAGTCTCGACCACCGTCGCCAACGCCACGCCGTGACCGGACTTCATCCAGTTTTCGGCGGCTTTCAAAATATCTTCGTCGCGGTTGAGCATGGCTTTTACCTCAGGCTGCGGAGCGGGCGTCGATACGGCGGGGCCGCGGGTCGGATGACAGCGCGGCGATCAGCCCTTCCATCGACTTCAAGTTATGTACCGGACGGAATTCATCAACATGGGGCAACATCATTTTGATGCCCTGCGCCTTGGCCTCGAAGCCCTCAAACCGCAGCAACGGATTGAGCCAGATCAGGCGGCGGCAGGAGCGATGCAGCCGGTCCATTTCGAATTCCAGCCGGGAATCGGCCTCGCGCTCCAACCCGTCGGAAATTAACAGAACGATGGCACCCTGCCCGAGCACGCGCCGGCCCCACTGGTTGTTGAAGTTATGCAGCGAGGTCGCGATCCGCGTGCCGCCCGCCCAGTCCTCGACGCTGCTTGAGCATGCTGCCAGCGCCTCGTCGGGATCGCGCGCGCGCAGCGCCCGCGTCACGTTCGTAAGCCGCGTGCCGAACAGGAACACCGAGACGCGCTTGCGGGCATCAGTGATGGCGTGGAGGAATTGCAGGAACAGCCTTGTGTAGTCAGCCATGGAGCCGGAAATATCGAGCAGCGCCACGATCGGGGCCGGCTTGTCGATACGGCCGAGCCGATGGAATTTCACAATCTCCCCACCGGTGCGGAGGCTGCCGCGCAATGTCCGACGCAGGTCGAGCCGGGTGCCCCGCGCATCGGGCGCAAAACGCCGCGTGCGCAATTCGGCCTGCGGCAGCTTCATCTGCGCAATGGCGCGCGTCACTTCGGCAATCTCTGCAGCGCTCATCTGCGCAAAGTCCTTGCGCTGAAGAACCTCGCGATCGGAGACCGAGAGCTGCACGTTCTTTTCCTCGATCTCCGGCGCATCGATATTGCGGCTCTGAGCGAAGGCTTCCTGCACGCGACGCGATGCCGGCGGCGGAGGCTTCTGCGCCTCGGGCGGCAGCGGCACCGAATCCAGCATATGGTCCGTGCCCTCGGCGCGGCGGAAGAACAGATCGAAGGCCTGCGCGAACACCAGCGCATGTTCGCGGCGCTTGACGAAAATCGATTCCAGCGTGGTGAACAGATCGGCGCGGTTGCCGATATCGATCAGCCGCATCGCCTTCAGCGCATCGATCACCGCGCCCGGCCCGATCGGCAGTCCGGCCACACGCAGAGCGCGTGCAAAACCGATGACATTATCGGCGATCAATCCGGTCGTTGGGGCCCCGATGTCGTTCGCCATCCTGTCACTTGCCATGACGTGTCCCGGATTGCATTCAGACCGCAGGATCGCTGACGGCTTCCTTGATGACCTTGTCGAGTGCCGGTCCCTGCATGCGCCCGATGTCGTCCTGATACTTCAACAGCGCGCCGAGCGTATCGCCCACCACCTGCGGCGTCAGCGAACGCGCGTCGAGTTCGGTCAAGGCCGTAGCCCAGTCGATGGTCTCGGCGACGCCCGGCACCTTGAACAGATCCTGCTCGCGCAGCGCCTGCACGAATCCAACCACCTGTTGCGACAGCTTCGCGCTGATGTTCGGCACCCGCGACTTGACGATGGCCAGTTCACGCTCGGCAGACGGATAATCCACCCAGTGATAGAGACAGCGGCGCTTCAGCGCATCGTGAATTTCGCGAGTGCGGTTCGACGTGACGATGACGATCGGCGGCTGCGGCGCCTTCACCGTGCCGAATTCCGGAATCGTCACTTGGAAGTCGCTGAGGATCTCCAGCAGATAGGCCTCGAACGCTTCGTCGGCGCGGTCGAGCTCATCGATCAGCAGCACAGGCGGCCCGACGACGTCCGGCTCCAGTGCCTGCAACAACGGGCGCTTGATCAGATACTTTTCTGCAAAAATGTCTGCCGAAAGCTGCTCGCGGTCGGTTTCGCCGCTGGCCTCCGCCAGACGAATGGCGATCATCTGTGCCGCGCTGTTCCACTCATAAACAGCGGAGGCGACGTCGAGACCTTCATAGCATTGCAGGCGGATCAGTTTACGTCCGAGGGCTGCGGCAAGAACCTTTGCGATCTCGGTCTTCCCCACCCCTGCCTCGCCTTCGAGAAACAGCGGACGGCCCATCTTGAGCGAGAGATAGACCACCGTCGCAAGCGACCGCTCAGCGAGATAGCCACGGCTGGTGAGCAAATCGAGCGTTGCATCGACCGATGCGGGAATCTTGCTCATGCGCACACCAACTCCAATTTCAGCTCTTTGCAGTCGCAGCCTCGACGGCACGGCGCGCGAGCACGCCGATCAGATGTGCGCGATATTCGGCGCTGCCGTGGATGTCGCTGTTGAGGCCGTCGGCCGGCACCGTCAGTCCGTCGAGCGACTTCGGCGAAAACCGTTTCTTCAGCGCTTCCTCGAACTCGGTGACACGGAACACGCCGTCACCACCCGCGCCGGTGACCGCGACGCGGACATCCGACGGACGGCGCGCGACGAACACGCCGACCAGCGCGTAACGCGACGCCTGATTGCGGAATTTCTGATATGCGGCTTTCTTCGGCAGCGGAAACATCACGCGCGTAATGATCTCGTCGGGCTCAAGCGCCGTGGTGAACAGGCCCTGAAAGTATTCTTCCGGCTTGAGCCGGCGCTTGTTGGTAACGATGGTCGCACCCAGCGCCAGCACCGCTGCGGGATAGTCGGCCGTCGGATCGTTGTTGGCGAGCGAACCGCCGATGGTACCCTTGTGACGAACCGCCGGATCGCCGATCAGGCCGGCGAGTTCGGCAAGCGCAGGAATGGCTTCCCCGACGATGGCGGAGTTCGCGACTTCGGCGTGGGTTGCCGTCGCACCGATCACCAGATTGCGACCCTTCATCTCGATGCCATTGAGGCCTTCGATGTGGCTGAGATCGACCAGATGCGGCGGTGCAGCGAGCCGCTGCTTCATAACCGGCACCAGCGTATGGCCGCCGGCGATCAGCTTGGCGTCCTCGTTCTTGAGGAGAAGATTGGCGGCCTGCCGCACAGTCCCGGGACGATGATATTTGAAATCGTACATAAGAGGTCCTTCGGGAGCGCGTCGTTACGCGAGATCGGATTTGGCCATCGCCTTGGCGCCGGCCGCAATCGACAGCACGATGTTCTGATAGCCCGTGCAGCGGCACAGATTGCCTTCAAGTTCTTCGCGGATCACATGGTCACTCAGGTCGTGCCCCTTGCGATGCACCAGGTCGACCGCGGTCATGATCATACCCGGCGTACAGAAGCCGCATTGCAAACCATGGTGCTCGCGGAATGCTTCCTGCATCGGATGCAGCGGAGCGCCGTCGGCGGCGAGACCTTCGATCGTCTTGACCTCGTGGCCGTCCGCCATCACCGCCAGCGTGGTGCAGGACTTCACCGCCTTGCCGTCGAGATGGACGACGCATGCGCCGCATTGCGAGGTGTCGCAACCGACATGGGTGCCGGTGAGCCGGAGGTTTTCGCGCAGGAACTGGACCAGCAGCGTCCGCGAGTCGACCTTCCCCGTCACAGGATTACCGTTCACGATCAGTGAAATCTTGGCCATCAACACTCTCTTGTTTTCGGCTGAACGCCCAGGTTCTGGCGCTCAAATTTGGCGACGCCGCAGGCACGGCGCAAACGCATTTAAAATAGTTCCAGATTGATAATATGGGCCATTCCCGCAATGAGCAACCATGCGCGGACCGGCTGCGGACAAGAAGGCTTGATTTGCAGGAGGGGCTGATATGCCGAAACGGCCTTCAGCCCGCTTTCACTGCGTCCGCGAATTTTGCAAAAAATTCATCGGCGAGCTTCTTGGCGGATCCATTGATGAGCCGCTGGCCCAGTTGCGCGAGCTTGCCGCCGATCTGGGCGTCGACATTATAACTCAGCAGCGTGCCGCCGTCCTTGTCAGCCAGCGCCACGGTTGCGCCGCCCTTGGCGAATCCGGCAACACCGCCCTCGCCCTCGCCGGAAATCTTGTAGCTGTTCGGCGGGTCGAAATCGCTCAAGGTGACCTTGCCCTTGAACCGCGCAGACACTGGGCCGACCTTCATCTTGGCGACCGCTTCGAACTGGTTCTCCCCGGCCACATTTAACTCCTCGCAGCCCGGAATGCAGGCCTTCAAGACAGCCGGGTCGTTGAGCTTCGCCCAGACCACTTCGCGGGAAGCCGGAAGCTGAACCTCGCCGGTCATTGTCATCGCCATGAGCAAGCCTCCCAGTTCAATGGCCGCATACCGCGGCCTTATGTCAGTTCAAGTAAGCCACCGACAGCAGAATTGAAAGAGGACCGTTCGGGCAGTTGCATTGCAAAATCCTCGCCGGCCGAGCGAATCTATTGGCATGCCATCGGCCGTTCGTTAGGGTCCGCGCATCATGAGCACGTCCCTTTCGCCCCTGCTGGCGCCCATGCTGTCGAGCGCCACGATGCGCGCCGTCTGCGATGATGCCGCCTTCCTGCAGCATATGCTGGATTTCGAAGGTGCGCTTGCGCGCGCGGAAGCTGCCACCGGCGTCATCCCCGCCAGCGCGGCAGACGCGATTTCAAAAGCCTGTCAGGCCGGGCAATTCGACATAGCAACCCTCGCGGACGCAGCGACGAAAGCCGGCAATCTCGCTATTCCACTGGTCAGGGCGCTGACCGCCGCTGTCGCGAAGACCGATGCCGAAGCGGCCCGATATGTTCACTGGGGTGCGACCAGTCAAGACGTGATCGATACTGCCACCGTGTTGCAGTTGCGCGCCGGCATCGATGCGCTGCTGAGAGATCTTGACCGCGCCGTCGCGGGCTTCGCCAAGCAGGCGCAGCAGCATCGCCAGACCGCCGCCGTCGCACGCACCTGGCTGCAACATGCGCTGCCGATGCCGTTCGGCCTGAAACTCGCGGAGTATGCTGCGGCGCTGCATCGCTCGCGCGTGCGCCTGACCCGGTCGCACGCCGAGGCATTGGTCTTGCAATTCGGTGGCGCAGCAGGAACGCTGGCTGCCCTTGGCGATAAAGGAATGATCGTCGCGGAACAGCTTGCCAAGGAGCTTTCGCTGCGGCTGCCGGATGCTCCATGGCATACGCATCGCGACCGCATTGCCGAGGTCGCCTCGACCTTCGCGATCCTCGCAGGCAGTTGCGGCAAGATCGCGCGCGACGTTTCGCTACTGATGCAAACCGATGTCGCGGAAGCCTTCGAGCCTGCAGGCGAAGGCCGCGGCGGCTCCTCGACCATGCCGCACAAGCGCAATCCGGTCGCGGCAGCAACCGCGCTTGCCGCAGCAACAATGGCGCCAAATCTCGCGGCAACGATTCTTTCGGCGCAGGTACAGGACCACGAGCGCAGTGCGGGCCCGTGGCACGCCGAATGGCCCACCCTGCCGATGCTGATGCTGGTCACGTCCGGCGCACTCGGCTCCATCGTTGAGTTGGCCGAAGGATTGGAGGTCGATGCCGTACGGATGCGCGCCAATCTCGACTCCACGCAAGGTCTTGTCATGGCTGAAGCCGTCTCGATGGCGCTGGCGGAAAAGACCGGCAAGAGCGAAGCCCATAGCATTGTCGAAGCCGCAAGCCGCAAGGCGATCGAGTGCAAACAGCACCTTCGCGATATTCTCGGTAAAGACCCGCGCGTGACAGCGCATCTCAGCGCCGATAAACTCAAGAGCCTGTTCGAGCCGATGTCCTATCAGGGTGTCTCGCAGTCGCTGATCGACCGGCTGCTTGCGTCGCTTGATGACGAATAGAATCGTGCGCGCCACAAGGAACAGAAGCTTCATTGCCGGGCTTGACCCGGCAGTCCATCATCTTGAAAGATTCATTTCAGGATGGATGCGCGGGTCAAGCCCGCGCATGACGATCAAAATGCGGAGAGATGCTTAATGCCCATGATCGATGCCGACGGTTGCCTGCTCAATGTCTCGGTCGAAGGCCGCGACGGCGGACCGACCGTCATGCTGTCGAATTCGCTCGGCGCAACCATGCAGATGTGGGAGCCGCAGATGTCGGCGTTGACCAAGCTGTATCGTGTCGTGCGCTACGACCGGCGCGGCCATGGCAAGTCCGGCGTCCCGCCCGGACCGTATTCGATGGAGCGTTTCGGCAAGGATGTGCTGGCGATCCTCGACGACCTCAATATCGAGAAGGTGCACTGGTGCGGATTGTCGATGGGCGGCATGGTTGGCCAGTGGCTGGGAGCAAATGCGCCGGAGCGAATCGGCAAACTGATCCTCGCCAATACCTCCTGCTACTATCCGGACCCGACCAACTGGCACAATCGCATCAAGGCGGTGAGCGAAAACGGCCTCGCATCGATCGCCGATACCGTGATCGCCGCGTGGCTGACGTCGGATTTCCGCGAACGCGAGCCGCAGATCGCGGCAAAGCTGAAGGCCATGCTGATCGCCACGCCACAGCAGGGTTACATCGCGTGCTGCGAAGCACTGAGCCGACTCGACCAGCGCGACCTGTTGCCGCGCATCAAGGCGCCCACGCTGGTGATCGCCGGCCGTCACGATACATCCACGCCGGTCGAAGCCAGCGTGTTCATCCGCAGCCAGATTCCAAATGCGAGCATGACCCTGCTCGACGCAGCTCACATTTCGAACATCGAACAGCCGCATAACTTCACCGAGGCCGTGGTCGGATTCCTGACCCAGCGCTGAGACCGATCAATGGATGACAACCAACGCCGCAATGACGGCACGGCGCAGCGGCGCAAGGTGCTTGGCGATGCCTGGGTCGATAAATCCGTTGCGGGAAAGTCCACGTTCAATGCGGA
Proteins encoded in this window:
- a CDS encoding efflux RND transporter periplasmic adaptor subunit — protein: MIASRNVMRVLALAAVLAALAGCGNSKNPGYQGWIEADLIFVSPDEQGRVVKLNVREGDHVEVGAPLYAVDDDLQQADLNQSNATLANAQQAYDRAASLSKTGSGTQANFDSALANLRVAEARVHTSQTKLARRRMNAPIAGTIQQIYFREGETVPAQRPVISILPPGNMKVRFFVAEPELPKLKVGEDVRVTCDGCTSDLTAKIYFIATMAEYTPPVIYSLDERSKLVYLIQARPNKPNSLRVGQPVSIYTGGTAP
- a CDS encoding TetR/AcrR family transcriptional regulator, which translates into the protein MRKISLVDNRPSNEKSDRASKARARTGRGATRRPSKRLAGATERRAAIIAAGLDEFTAKGFAATRLEDVAKRAGVAKGTIYLHFKDKEALFQDLVRTALGPLAALIANPPIGPEMGSARSAMEALIATFAREVVGTKRGDILRLIISEGTRFPSLAEFYYREVVAQGIAGMRKLIEYGIARGEIRNPGLAEFPQLLFSPLVVAVIWHGLFGKHAPLDAAAMLRVHLGLVFDEGKAA
- a CDS encoding DUF4189 domain-containing protein, producing the protein MVFAFISSFPVHLVATPAIAAGALAIGKCGAYGQAFDYPAEQGARSAALKQCKGDCSAVTMKRACVALSLDMTKPCGAHGYAVAPRISSALNEAMKKCYAFGGKECVIRAWACDARG
- a CDS encoding molybdopterin-binding/glycosyltransferase family 2 protein: MKFGPVTPDDALGGVTVHAIRQGLLVLKKGTVVGFAEVAALKQAGVKEIVVARLDKDDVSEDEAAASIAAAVAGDGVHVERAFTGRANLFASEAGVLMVDRDSVDRINRIDEAVTFATLPAFKAVVAGEMVATVKIIPFGVEAKLRDAAVAAVGAARMRVAPFKIKRVGVVSTLLPGLAPKVIEKTLRVTDERLAPTGARIIAERRVPHDEAALAPAIDELIALGAELVLVFGASAIADRRDVIPAAIEQIGGAVEHFGMPVDPGNLMLIGKVNGRPVLGAPGCARSPKENGFDWILMRLLAGLPVTRADVTGMGVGGLLMEIVTRPQPRVPVGTDGNKNVAAVILAAGRSTRMGGPNKLLAELNGKKLVRIVAEQVLASKASPVIVVTGHQAGEIETALKGLNVEFARNPDFAQGLATSVKAGIATVPENADGAVVCLGDMPLIDAKLIDRLVEAFAPDRGSLIVVPVAEGRRGNPVLWSRRFFPELMVLDGDVGARHLIARHMEAVTEVEVEGKSAFLDIDTPEMLTDARRDGLRIGASGS
- a CDS encoding XdhC family protein translates to MKHNTLTELNAERAARRAVIVVTDVVSGDQRLIKAADIASDPLHAELDKHLRMGKSGMIEADGKKLFLNVYAPTARLVIIGAVHISQALAPLAQSLDYDVFVVDPRTAFASPERFPDVPLFADWPDVALPPLHVDRYTAFVALTHDPKIDDPALLHALSRDCFYIGALGSRKTHAKRLDRLKAQGASEAALARIHAPIGLNIGAVSPSEIAVAIMAEITARLRLPADAPLKTKSAA
- a CDS encoding XdhC family protein codes for the protein MLNRDEDILKAAENWMKSGHGVALATVVETWGSAPRPAGSSLVINDDGTFLGSVSGGCVEGAVVTEALDVIASGTPKMLEFGVADETAWNVGLSCGGTIRVFVEKVGNS
- a CDS encoding VWA domain-containing protein, with product MANDIGAPTTGLIADNVIGFARALRVAGLPIGPGAVIDALKAMRLIDIGNRADLFTTLESIFVKRREHALVFAQAFDLFFRRAEGTDHMLDSVPLPPEAQKPPPPASRRVQEAFAQSRNIDAPEIEEKNVQLSVSDREVLQRKDFAQMSAAEIAEVTRAIAQMKLPQAELRTRRFAPDARGTRLDLRRTLRGSLRTGGEIVKFHRLGRIDKPAPIVALLDISGSMADYTRLFLQFLHAITDARKRVSVFLFGTRLTNVTRALRARDPDEALAACSSSVEDWAGGTRIATSLHNFNNQWGRRVLGQGAIVLLISDGLEREADSRLEFEMDRLHRSCRRLIWLNPLLRFEGFEAKAQGIKMMLPHVDEFRPVHNLKSMEGLIAALSSDPRPRRIDARSAA
- a CDS encoding MoxR family ATPase encodes the protein MSKIPASVDATLDLLTSRGYLAERSLATVVYLSLKMGRPLFLEGEAGVGKTEIAKVLAAALGRKLIRLQCYEGLDVASAVYEWNSAAQMIAIRLAEASGETDREQLSADIFAEKYLIKRPLLQALEPDVVGPPVLLIDELDRADEAFEAYLLEILSDFQVTIPEFGTVKAPQPPIVIVTSNRTREIHDALKRRCLYHWVDYPSAERELAIVKSRVPNISAKLSQQVVGFVQALREQDLFKVPGVAETIDWATALTELDARSLTPQVVGDTLGALLKYQDDIGRMQGPALDKVIKEAVSDPAV
- a CDS encoding xanthine dehydrogenase family protein subunit M — translated: MYDFKYHRPGTVRQAANLLLKNEDAKLIAGGHTLVPVMKQRLAAPPHLVDLSHIEGLNGIEMKGRNLVIGATATHAEVANSAIVGEAIPALAELAGLIGDPAVRHKGTIGGSLANNDPTADYPAAVLALGATIVTNKRRLKPEEYFQGLFTTALEPDEIITRVMFPLPKKAAYQKFRNQASRYALVGVFVARRPSDVRVAVTGAGGDGVFRVTEFEEALKKRFSPKSLDGLTVPADGLNSDIHGSAEYRAHLIGVLARRAVEAATAKS
- a CDS encoding (2Fe-2S)-binding protein, with translation MAKISLIVNGNPVTGKVDSRTLLVQFLRENLRLTGTHVGCDTSQCGACVVHLDGKAVKSCTTLAVMADGHEVKTIEGLAADGAPLHPMQEAFREHHGLQCGFCTPGMIMTAVDLVHRKGHDLSDHVIREELEGNLCRCTGYQNIVLSIAAGAKAMAKSDLA
- a CDS encoding carbon monoxide dehydrogenase subunit G, with product MAMTMTGEVQLPASREVVWAKLNDPAVLKACIPGCEELNVAGENQFEAVAKMKVGPVSARFKGKVTLSDFDPPNSYKISGEGEGGVAGFAKGGATVALADKDGGTLLSYNVDAQIGGKLAQLGQRLINGSAKKLADEFFAKFADAVKAG
- a CDS encoding 3-carboxy-cis,cis-muconate cycloisomerase yields the protein MSTSLSPLLAPMLSSATMRAVCDDAAFLQHMLDFEGALARAEAATGVIPASAADAISKACQAGQFDIATLADAATKAGNLAIPLVRALTAAVAKTDAEAARYVHWGATSQDVIDTATVLQLRAGIDALLRDLDRAVAGFAKQAQQHRQTAAVARTWLQHALPMPFGLKLAEYAAALHRSRVRLTRSHAEALVLQFGGAAGTLAALGDKGMIVAEQLAKELSLRLPDAPWHTHRDRIAEVASTFAILAGSCGKIARDVSLLMQTDVAEAFEPAGEGRGGSSTMPHKRNPVAAATALAAATMAPNLAATILSAQVQDHERSAGPWHAEWPTLPMLMLVTSGALGSIVELAEGLEVDAVRMRANLDSTQGLVMAEAVSMALAEKTGKSEAHSIVEAASRKAIECKQHLRDILGKDPRVTAHLSADKLKSLFEPMSYQGVSQSLIDRLLASLDDE
- the pcaD gene encoding 3-oxoadipate enol-lactonase encodes the protein MPMIDADGCLLNVSVEGRDGGPTVMLSNSLGATMQMWEPQMSALTKLYRVVRYDRRGHGKSGVPPGPYSMERFGKDVLAILDDLNIEKVHWCGLSMGGMVGQWLGANAPERIGKLILANTSCYYPDPTNWHNRIKAVSENGLASIADTVIAAWLTSDFREREPQIAAKLKAMLIATPQQGYIACCEALSRLDQRDLLPRIKAPTLVIAGRHDTSTPVEASVFIRSQIPNASMTLLDAAHISNIEQPHNFTEAVVGFLTQR